A stretch of Hippoglossus hippoglossus isolate fHipHip1 chromosome 20, fHipHip1.pri, whole genome shotgun sequence DNA encodes these proteins:
- the LOC117753625 gene encoding calponin-3-like isoform X2, producing the protein MTNFNKGPAYGLSAEVRSKIAQKYDPQKEEELRFWIEEVTGMSIGENFQKGLKDGVILCEMINKIRPGSVKKTNHSQLNWHKLENLGNFITAILAYGLKPNDIFEANDLFENGNMTQVQTTLLALASMAKTKGVDSKIDIGVKYADKQTRHFDDEKIKAGQCVIGLQMGTNKCASQAGMTAYGTRRHLYDPKTHTDKPFDQTTISLQMGTNKGASQAGMSAPGTRRDIFDQKVAQQPLDNSTISLQMGTNKVASQRGMSVYGLGRQVYDPKYCAPPTEPVIHTNGSQGTGTNGSEISDSDYQAEFQEEEYQGGYHDNYSSHYNDQGIDY; encoded by the exons ATTGCTCAGAAATATGACCCACAAAAGGAGGAGGAACTGCGTTTCTGGATTGAGGAGGTGACAGGAATGTCTATTGGAGAGAACTTCCAGAAGGGGTTAAAGGACGGAGTCATCCTCTGCGA AATGATTAATAAGATACGACCGGGTTCAGTAAAGAAAACCAACCATTCACAGTTGAACTGGCACAAG CTGGAAAACCTTGGGAATTTCATCACAGCTATCCTGGCTTATGGTCTAAAGCCCAATGACATCTTCGAGGCCAATGATCTATTTGAAAATGGGAACATGACTCAAGTCCAGACCACACTGCTCGCACTGGCAAGCATG GCAAAGACCAAAGGTGTGGACTCAAAGATTGATATCGGGGTGAAATACGCAGACAAACAAACTCGACATTTTGACGATGAGAAGATCAAGGCTGGTCAGTGTGTCATTGGACTGCAG ATGGGAACAAACAAGTGTGCAAGTCAGGCTGGAATGACTGCTTATGGAACCAGAAGGCACCTGTATGATCCAAAGACTCACACTGACAAGCCCTTTGACCAGACCACCATCAGCCTGCAGATGGGAACCAACAAAGGAGCCAGCCAG GCGGGCATGTCGGCTCCTGGTACCAGAAGAGACATCTTTGACCAGAAGGTGGCGCAACAGCCACTGGACAACTCCACCATCTCCCTTCAGATGGGCACCAACAAGGTGGCGTCCCAGAGGGGCATGAGTGTGTACGGTCTGGGTCGACAGGTCTATGACCCCAAGTACTGCGCTCCCCCAACAGAGCCAGTCATCCACACTAATGGTAGTCAGGGCACTGGCACCAACGGCTCTGAGATCAGCGACAGTGACTATCAGGCCGAGTTCCAGGAGGAGGAGTACCAAGGAGGTTACCATGACAACTACAGCTCCCATTACAATGACCAGGGCATTGACTATTAG